Proteins from a single region of Nomascus leucogenys isolate Asia chromosome 21, Asia_NLE_v1, whole genome shotgun sequence:
- the ROPN1B gene encoding ropporin-1B isoform X2: protein MWKVVNLPTDLFNSVMNVGRFMEEIEWLKFLALACSALGVTITKTLKIVCEVLSCDHNGGSPRIPFSTFQFLYTYIAEVDGEISASHISRMLNYMEQEVIGPDGLITVNDFTQNPRVWLE, encoded by the exons ATGTGGAAAGTGGTGAATCTCCCAACAGATCTGTTTAATAGTGTGATGAATGTGGGTCGCTTCATGGAGGAGATCGAGTGGCTGAAGTTTTTAGCCCTTGCTTGCAGTGCTCTGGGAGTT ACTATTACCAAAACTCTCAAGATAGTGTGTGAGGTCTTATCATGTGACCATAATGGTGGGTCACCCCGGATCCCGTTCAGCACCTTCCAGTTTCTCTACACGTATATTGCCGAAGTGGATGGGGAGATCTCTGCATCACACATCAGCAGGATGCTAAACTACATGGAACAGGAAGT AATTGGCCCTGATGGTTTAATCACGGTGAATGATTTTACCCAAAACCCCAGGGTTTGGCTGGAGTAA
- the ROPN1B gene encoding ropporin-1B isoform X1 gives MLKEFAKAAIRVQLQDLIQWAADYFEALSRGKTPPVRERSESVALCNWAELTPEVLKILHSQVAGRLIIRAEELAQMWKVVNLPTDLFNSVMNVGRFMEEIEWLKFLALACSALGVTITKTLKIVCEVLSCDHNGGSPRIPFSTFQFLYTYIAEVDGEISASHISRMLNYMEQEVIGPDGLITVNDFTQNPRVWLE, from the exons ATGCTGAAGGAGTTTGCCAAAGCCGCCATTAGGGTGCAGCTGCAGGACCTCATCCAGTGGGCAGCCGA ttaTTTTGAGGCCCTGTCCCGTGGAAAGACGCCTCCGGTGAGAGAGAGGTCTGAGTCAGTCGCTTTGTGTAACTGGGCAGAGCTAACACCTGAGGTGTTAAAGATCCTGCATTCTCAG GTTGCTGGCAGACTGATCATCCGTGCAGAGGAGCTGGCCCAGATGTGGAAAGTGGTGAATCTCCCAACAGATCTGTTTAATAGTGTGATGAATGTGGGTCGCTTCATGGAGGAGATCGAGTGGCTGAAGTTTTTAGCCCTTGCTTGCAGTGCTCTGGGAGTT ACTATTACCAAAACTCTCAAGATAGTGTGTGAGGTCTTATCATGTGACCATAATGGTGGGTCACCCCGGATCCCGTTCAGCACCTTCCAGTTTCTCTACACGTATATTGCCGAAGTGGATGGGGAGATCTCTGCATCACACATCAGCAGGATGCTAAACTACATGGAACAGGAAGT AATTGGCCCTGATGGTTTAATCACGGTGAATGATTTTACCCAAAACCCCAGGGTTTGGCTGGAGTAA